The Rhizobium leguminosarum region GGTCCGGGATGCGCATTTTTGAAGGCTTCGGGCAGCGTCATGTCGACGATGCGGATGCCGGTCATGCCCTTGATGGAGTAGACGCCGCCGATCACAATGGTCATCAATGCCGAAAGGTCTGTCCCGATCGCGTCCAGCGGAAAGGCGATGTCGACATCGGCGCGATGAAGCAGCGTGCCGGGGGCGATCTCGGGCCAAGTCGGGTGACGGGCGCCTTCGAGCGGACGGATCGCCAGCACACGGGCGGCGACACGCGATTTCAGCTCTTCGGTCTCGCCGGGGACGGGCACGAAGGTTCCGGTCGACTGGTCGCTCGCGATCTTTTCCGCCATCGCCTCGACGTTGCCGGGCGTTTCGATACGGTAGGTCAGGGTAATCATCATGAAACTGGTGGTTGCTCCTCTCGCCAGGCAGATTGCCATGGCGTCAACTCATGATCTGGTATAATGAGTATTCCAAATTATGAAAAGTAGAATCTTCGGATCCGCAAATTTTCGCCGACAGCTTTGTTCTCGACCCGGAAACTGTTAGGAGGAAACATTTTGAGCCAGCGAGATGTGATGACCCAGCCCCTCGAACAAATCGTCCGCCGGAAACTCTCTGACGAAGTATTTGATCGACTTGAGCGAATTATCACCTCGGGCGAGCTTCAGCCCGGCGACGAAATGCCCTCCGAGCGCGTGCTGATGGAACGCTTTGGCGTCGGCCGGCCGGCGATCAGGGAGGCCATGCAGTCCCTTGCCAACAAAGGTCTGGTCAGCATTTCGCATGGCGAGCGGGCGAAGGTACTCAGGCTGACGGCAAAATCGATATTCCGCCAGGTCGATCTCACCGCCAAGATCATGCTGTCGCAATCGTCGGACTCGCTGGAATATCTGAAGAGCGCCCGCATCTTCTTCGAGCGGGGCATGGCGCGCGAGGCCGCGCAGCGCGCCTCTGTAAGCGATATCGCCGATCTCAGGAACATCATCGAGCGCCAGCGAATGTCGCTTGGGCGGGCCGAAGAGTTCATCGACGCGGACATGGAGTTTCACACCCGTATCGCGCAGATATCAGGCAACCCGATCTACATCGCCGTCAGCGAAGCGATGCTTGCCTGGCTGAAGGAATATCATACCGAGATGCTGATCTGGACCGGCAAGGAAAAATTCACGCTCGCCGAACATGACGAGATCGTGGATCGCCTAGAAGCAAACGACGTGGATGGCTCGGAAACGGCACTCCTCAAGCATCTGGAGCGGTCGCGCGCGCTTTACGCGAAGTAGTCGCCATTCCCCTTGCGCGTCATAGCGGTCCCTTTTGCTGTTTCAGACCTCAACCTTGACTGCGCGATGGCTGTGGGCGCGGCAGTGCATTTTGTCGGCTGCAGCCGGAACAATGATCTAAGAATGAGGTTCTCAGTGGGTCAACAAGGATCCCAAGGAGGACATCACAATGCGTATGAAACTCGTAGCAGCGTCACTTTTGGCTATCGGCATGGCCACATCCGCCTTCGCCCAATCGAATCCGGCCCCGGCTGGTGCGACCATTGATAAGAACCAAGCCGACCAGGGTGGCGGCGCAGCCAGCGACACGAAGACCAAAAAGCCGATGGCAACGGATACCACCACGACGGGTTCCACGACCAGCGGCACAATGAAGATGGATAAGACCAAGTGCCCCAATCCGGTTAATAACTCTGCCAATCTTCAGACGCAGGGCGGTACGAGCAACGCCACCCCTATGGATGAAGCTTGCGCCGCGCATAATAATTGATCGGCCGCTTCACCCAAAACCCCGCTCCGTGAACTGACCCCGAGGTTGGATGTCCAACTTTACGGGGTCAGTTCATCCGGCGGGGTTTTTGCGTGGGTACTAGAGCAAGCACGGCCGCCGACACGTCATGGGTTTTAAGCCGCCTCCTCCTGGCATTTGCGGACGACTATGCGCGCTGCGTAAGTTTTCCTTTCGGTTGCTTCTTCGGCGAGTGTTGCCTGTAGCTGCGGGAAGGGATCGTGCTGCTTTGCTCACGCGATCAACGGCCGTAGCGGGCGATCCACAGTGCCCGCCCGCGCTGGAAGAAATCAGGCCGATCTTAGAAGGCGACCGAATGCCATTATTTCGGGAACCGGCTGCTTTCCACCCAAACGGTGGCCATTGTATTGGTCCGCTATCGTACGGCAACGATTGGGACGTCCAGAACTTTCCTTTTCATCCAAGAGGAAAGAAAAATGACGTCTTTAACTACAGTACACTCTGCTTCTAACACCAAAGAAACTTCCGCAATCGAACTAGAGATCGTTGAACTGACTCCGGCATTACGTGCCTTTGCCAGAAGGTTCCTGCGCAACGACGACGATATCGATGATCTCGTGCAAGAAACACTGATGAAGGCCCTGAACTCGCTCCATCTCTACCACCCTGGCACCTCGCTCAAATCCTGGCTGTTCACCATTCTTCGAAACACGTTTTGCACCAATTATCGCAAGCAAAGACGGGAGCCGGCTGGAATGGGCGTGGCGATGGAACAGGTGTCGATCGCGCCAACCCAGGAGTGGGCGCTGCGGGAGCGGGAGTTGCAACAGGCGCTAACGCTTCTTCCCGACGACAGGCGCCGCGCCCTAACACTGGTGGCTACCGGAACGAGTTACGTGGACGCCGCGAGGATGTGCGGGTGCCGGATCGGTACATTGAAAAGCCGCGTGAGTCGCGCCCGCGAGTCCTTGCTGTTGATGCTGGGAAACCAGCTCCTGGACTGACCACACTTGCAGCGAGGCGATTCGACCGGCGAGCCAGCGTCACCGAGGCTTTGCACATGCTTGGAAGTGGCACTTCCGTATTCCACGCGTCCCCCAGAGCCTTCACGGCTGATTCCTATCAACTTCGTTGTATGCGAGGCGACTGGCTGGGCTCAGTCGCCCGCGCACAGGCCGGCCAGCCAACAATCGGGGCCCCCCGGGCTCATGCGTGTATCAGGCGCAATTCCGACGCGTTCGGCGGATTTGCCACTCCTTGTAAGGCTTTAACAGCTGTCCCGGGAAACGTCTCTCTATGGCGCTTTCGGTAAGAACGATTTTTGCGAAGTCTTCGTCATGAGGCGAAGGCTTAACCCAGGTTTCACTGCGGATTTCCAGGTCAGCCATCGTTGCGAAGAGTTCTTCATCCGTCATCGCCTCGAGAGCGGAGGCAAACGCCCGTTCCGCGACAGCTACAAAATATGTCACAGTGCACCTCCTGCCGAGCACCGCGTCTGTACACTCTATGCACAGCACGCCGACGGCGGTTTGATTCTTGGTTACTTTCCAGGGGAATCCTTTTAGGTCGTCGCAGCCGCCGGAAGCCTGTTCTGCGGCCCTTCTCTGTCGGACGTGCGCAGAGGAGCCGTTGGCGGACTGGCGAAACGCCCGACGGCGCGATCGCGACGACGAAAGCACCTGCGATGGCAGCGGCCGACCGCTGTCTATCCTGCCTGATCATTCCAAAGCCAAGAGCAATTCCCAGGAAGGCTGCTCCGCCCGCTAGTGCAAGCCAGAGGTAATTCAACGGCTCTACTCCAGATATCCGGCCACCGAACCCTGAACGGCGACGAAGGTTCCAGTGATCTCACAAACGCCTGGGTAGAGAGGGTGGACGCCTTCATAGAAACTTGAGTCTTGCGTTTGTCCGGCGGATTGACACACAACTCCTGCGATGATACTCATCTCTCAATTGGTCAGGCCAGTTGACCAGCTGCGCGGCTTGAGGAGAAGTCGCCGGGGAGGCCCACGATGTTTTCGCCCGTTGAATCACGCCGTCTTTATAGACAGGTTGCGGATCAGATTCGCTTCATGATCGCTAGCGGCGAGCTTGCCGTCGGCCAGCGGCTGCCGGCTGAGCGCGACCTTGCGGAGCAACTATCAGTCTCACGTCCGACTGTCCGCGAGGCGCTGATCGTCCTGGAGGTCGAAGGCCTCGTCAACATCCGCATGGGATCCGGCATCTATGTGGTGCGCCAGCATGCTGCGACCGTCACTGGGGCCGAGCGCGAGCCGGTGGAGGGGCCCTTCGAGCTGCTGCAGGCGCGCACCCTCATCGAATGTGCCATTGCCGAAGAAGCTGCGGGCCGTGCCAAGCCGGACGATATCGCTCTGCTCGATGAAGCTCTGACGCGCATGGGTGGTGTGGTCAACGATGCAATCGCAGTGCTCGATGCAGATCGCGCCTTCCACACCGGCATTGCCGCCATCGTTGGGAATGCGACATTGATCCGCGTAACGGGCGAGATGTTCGACATGCGCATGACCCCTTATTTCGCAAGGCTCGCCAGCCACTTCGAGGGGCCAACGACTTGGCGCAGCGCCCTGGACGAGCATCGCGCCATTCGCGACGCGATCGCCGCCGGCGATGCGGCCGGCGCTAAGGCTGCCATGCGCGCCCATCTCACCATGTCGCAGAAGAGGTTTTCCGAGAGCTTCGGGGAGGAGTTCTCGGGAGAAGAGGAGCGCGGACGCAACGAGCGGCCGTCGAAAAGAACGACTAAGACTTAACCCAAGCTCGGGAGGAGAGAGCAATGAAAAGCAGACTGGCAACGATACTTTGCACCGCAGCCGCGATCATGGCGAGTAGCGCGATCGCGCAGGCCCAGACAGTGCTGAAATGGGCGCATGTCTATGAAACGTCTGAGCCGTTCCACACGGATTCCGTATGGGCCGCCGAAGAGATCAATAAGCGCACCGATGGGCGCTACAAGATCGAGGTCTATCCGGCGTCGCAGCTCGGCAAGGAAGCCGATATCAACCAGGGCCTCAAGCTCGGGACGGTCGACATCATCATCTCGGGATCGAGCTTCGCGGCACGCGACTACAAGCCGATCGGCGTGACTTACTTCCCTTATATCTTCCGCGGTCCCGATCACCTGATCGCCTATACCAAGAGCGATGTCTTCAAGCGCCTTGCCAAAGGCTATGAAGACAAGACCGGCAACCACATCGCCGCCGTCAGCTATTACGGTACGCGCCATACGACATCAAACAAGCCGGTCGCCAAATGCGCCGATATGCAGGGCTTGAAGATCCGCGTGCCTGACGTTCCCGCCTATCTCGCCATGCCGCGCGCCTGCGGTGCCAACACGACGCCGATCGCCTTTGCCGAAGTCTATCTCGCTTTGCAGAACGGCACGGTCGAGGCACAGGAAAACCCGCTGACGACAATCGAGGCGAAGAAGTTCTACGAAGTCCAGAAGAACATCATCCTCACCGGCCACATCGTCGATCACCTCAACACCGTGATCTCGAAGACGCGGTGGGCGAGCCTTTCCGACGAGGACAAGAAGATCTTCGGCGAAGTCATGCAGGAAGCCGCCGAGCGCACGAGCAAGACGATCGCCGGCAAGGAAAACGGCCTCATTGCGACCTTCAAGGAAAAGGGTCTTAACGTCGCCGAGGTCGACAAGGCCGATTTCGAAAAGACCGTGATGGAAAAGGTCAATTTCGAGGATTTCGGCTACGAGAAGGCCGATTGGGAAGCAATCCGCGCGATCCAGTAAACTACGCGGCGCGGCGCCTTACAGCGCCGCGCGTCTTTCAGACGCGCAAGGACGCTGTAACACTTTGGCTGCTGCAGGCGCCGCGCTCCTTCATTCCGAACTGGAACAGGGCCGATCATGTCGCAAGAAATTCATACGCAAATCACGGCCGAAGAAATCGGTCACGAGTTCGAAGGGCACGCACCCACTGCCAACGTCTCGGACTACGCTATCGAAGACTGGATCACGCTGATCGTCTTCTGGTTGATGGCCGGTTGCGTCTTTCTGCAGTTCTTCACGCGCTATGTACTGAACGACAGCTACGCATGGACCGAGGAGATCGCGATCAATTGTCTGATCGGCGTCGTCTTTCTCGGTTCCGTCATGTGCGTGCGCACCTCGCGGCATATCCAGGTGGATGTGTTCTATCACTATATGCCGGCAGGCCTTGCGCGCGTGCTCGCAACCTTCGTCGATGTCGTCCGCATCGGCTTCTTCGCCTATGGCTGCCACCTGATGTGGCGCTATGTCGACATCGTGGCGGATGAGCAGATGGTCACCATCGACCTGCCGCGCAACATCGTCTTCTACACCGTTCTCGTCGCTTTCGTGCTGATGCTGATCCGCGCGGTTATCGTCTTCATCGCCAACATGCGCCGCGGCTACTCCGTTCTGGAGCGCCCCGAAGAATTCCAGACCATCGAGGGTTGATCCGATGCTACTGCTTCTTGGCTCGTTTCTGGTGCTAATGCTGATCGGGGTGCCCGTCGCCATCTCGATGGCCGTCGCATCCGTGCTTTACATCGTCCTTAACGGCGTCGCTCCCGACATCATCGTCGCCCAGCGGATGATTGCCGGGGTCGAAAGCTTCCCGCTGCTCGCGGTGCCCTTCTTCATCCTCGCGGGCAACCTGATGAACTCGGCCGGCGTCACCGGCCGCATCTATTCCTTTGCCGTTGCTCTCGTCGGCTGGATGAAGGGCGGTCTGGCGCAGGTCAACATCATCGGTTCCGTCATCTTCTCCGGCATGTCCGGCACGGCGCTCGCCGATGCGGCCGGTATCGGTACGATCGAGATTAAGGCGATGAAGGATCACGGCTATCCGGTCGAGGCCGCGGTCGGCGTGACGGCGGCGTCTGCCACGCTCGGTCCGATCTTCCCACCGTCGCTGCCTTTCGTGATCTATGGCATGATGGCGAACGTCTCGATCGGCGCTCTTTTCATGGCGGGCATCCTGCCCGGCATTGTCATGACGCTCCTGATGATGATCACCGTCGCCGCCTTCGCCTATAAGAAGCGCTGGGGCTCGGACGCGCCGTTCGATGTGAGGCAGCTGCTGTCGGCGGGGATGGAAATCGTCGTCGTCCTGGCAGTGCCGCTGGCCATCTATCTGATGATGCAGGCGGGCGTATCGATGAATGTTGCGGCGGGCATTGCCCTTGCCCTGCTTCTCGCCCTCGACTGGTATTTCCGCTTTTCCGCCGTCATGGCGCTGATGACACCCGTCATCCTGATCGGCGGCATGACGATGGGCTGGTTCACGCCGACGGAGGCCGCCGTCGCAGCCGTCCTCTGGTCTCTGTTCCTCGGTCTGGTCCGTTACCGGACGATGACGCCGTCGACGCTCGCCAAGGCAAGTTTCGATACGATCGAGACGACGGCATCCGTTCTCTTCATCGTCACCGCGGCATCGGTCTTTGCCTGGCTGCTGACGGTGAGCCAGGCGGCCCAGCTGCTGTCCGATGCAATCCTGTCGATCACCGACAATAAATGGGTTTTCCTGATCCTCGTGAACCTGCTGATGCTCTTCGTCGGCTGCTTCCTGGACACGATCGCGGCCATCACCATCCTCGTGCCGATCCTTCTGCCGATCGTCCTGAAATTCGGGATCGATCCGGTCCAGTTCGGTCTCATCATGACGCTGAACCTGATGATCGGCCTGCTGCACCCGCCGCTCGGCATGGTGCTTTTCGTGTTGTCGAGGGTCGCGAAACTCTCCGTCGAACGCACGACCATGGCGATCCTGCCCTGGCTGGTGCCGCTCTTCCTGGCGCTGATCCTGATCACCTTCGTGCCTGCAGTATCGCTGTGGCTGCCGCAGCAACTCGGGCTGCTGAGATAGGAGCGCAAGATGCGGACACGCGTGGCACGGCTTTACCAAAAGGGCGATCTCAGGATCGAGACCGCCGCGGTTGCGGCCCCTGGTCCCGGCGAGGTGCTTCTCAAAATGGCGGCCGCAGGCATTTGCGGCTCCGACCTGCATTATTATCAGGACGGCGGCTTCGGGCCGGTCCGGGTTCGCGAGCCGATCATACCCGGCCACGAGGCCTCGGGGACCGTGAGCCAAGCGGGCGAGGGGGTCGACCTAAAGGCCGGGACGCTGGTGGCGGTCAATCCCAGCCAACCCTGCGGGCATTGCGAATATTGTCAGAAAAACATGCCGATCCATTGCCTGGAAATGCGCTTCATGGGCAGTGCGATGCGCCTGCCGCATGAGCAGGGCATGTTCCGGGAATGGCTGGTGGTGCCGGCCAAGCAGTGTTTTGCGGTCGGAGTTGCGACAACTGCCGCGGAAGCTGCTTGCAGCGAGCCGCTCTCCGTCTGTCTGCACGCGGCATCGCGCGCTGGAGATATCACAGGCAAACGGGTGCTGGTCACCGGTGCCGGCCCGATCGGGGCCTTGATGGTTGCCGTCGCCTCCTATCATGGGGCAAGCGAGATCGTGGTGACCGATCTCGCGGATGCGGCGCTGGACCGGGCCAAAGCGATGGGCGCCAGCCGCACGATCAATGTTTCCAAGAATGCCCAGGCACTTGCGGAATACGAGGCGGGAAAGGGCTATTTCGATCTCGTCTTCGAATGCTCGGCCGCCGCCCCGGCCATCCGCGGCGCGATTGCCGCCATCAGGCCGCGCGGGACGATCGTGCAGGTCGGCGTCACGGGAGACGTGCCGATCCCCCTCAACGCCATCGTCGGCAAGGAGCTTCAACTCCACGGAACCCAGCGCTTCCACGAGGAGTTCGGTACTGCCGTCGAGCTGATCTCCAGCCACAAGATCGATGTGCGGCCGATCATCAGCCACAGCCTGCCGCTCGAAGAAGCCACTTCAGCCTTCACTCTCGCTGGTGACCGCGCGACGGCTTGCAAGGTACAACTGACTTTTTAGGCGCGGGGCCAGTCCGTCGACGGAGCGGAGTAAAAGACAGGCTCATACGATCGTCCGCGCCCATCAACAGGCGGCGAGCGCCACATGCTCAACTCATTGGCTGAGTGGCTGCGATCGCACGGCCAAGATCTTCGA contains the following coding sequences:
- a CDS encoding TRAP transporter large permease, coding for MLLLLGSFLVLMLIGVPVAISMAVASVLYIVLNGVAPDIIVAQRMIAGVESFPLLAVPFFILAGNLMNSAGVTGRIYSFAVALVGWMKGGLAQVNIIGSVIFSGMSGTALADAAGIGTIEIKAMKDHGYPVEAAVGVTAASATLGPIFPPSLPFVIYGMMANVSIGALFMAGILPGIVMTLLMMITVAAFAYKKRWGSDAPFDVRQLLSAGMEIVVVLAVPLAIYLMMQAGVSMNVAAGIALALLLALDWYFRFSAVMALMTPVILIGGMTMGWFTPTEAAVAAVLWSLFLGLVRYRTMTPSTLAKASFDTIETTASVLFIVTAASVFAWLLTVSQAAQLLSDAILSITDNKWVFLILVNLLMLFVGCFLDTIAAITILVPILLPIVLKFGIDPVQFGLIMTLNLMIGLLHPPLGMVLFVLSRVAKLSVERTTMAILPWLVPLFLALILITFVPAVSLWLPQQLGLLR
- a CDS encoding sigma-70 family RNA polymerase sigma factor; translation: MTSLTTVHSASNTKETSAIELEIVELTPALRAFARRFLRNDDDIDDLVQETLMKALNSLHLYHPGTSLKSWLFTILRNTFCTNYRKQRREPAGMGVAMEQVSIAPTQEWALRERELQQALTLLPDDRRRALTLVATGTSYVDAARMCGCRIGTLKSRVSRARESLLLMLGNQLLD
- a CDS encoding transcriptional regulator NanR; the encoded protein is MTQPLEQIVRRKLSDEVFDRLERIITSGELQPGDEMPSERVLMERFGVGRPAIREAMQSLANKGLVSISHGERAKVLRLTAKSIFRQVDLTAKIMLSQSSDSLEYLKSARIFFERGMAREAAQRASVSDIADLRNIIERQRMSLGRAEEFIDADMEFHTRIAQISGNPIYIAVSEAMLAWLKEYHTEMLIWTGKEKFTLAEHDEIVDRLEANDVDGSETALLKHLERSRALYAK
- a CDS encoding sialic acid TRAP transporter substrate-binding protein SiaP, translating into MKSRLATILCTAAAIMASSAIAQAQTVLKWAHVYETSEPFHTDSVWAAEEINKRTDGRYKIEVYPASQLGKEADINQGLKLGTVDIIISGSSFAARDYKPIGVTYFPYIFRGPDHLIAYTKSDVFKRLAKGYEDKTGNHIAAVSYYGTRHTTSNKPVAKCADMQGLKIRVPDVPAYLAMPRACGANTTPIAFAEVYLALQNGTVEAQENPLTTIEAKKFYEVQKNIILTGHIVDHLNTVISKTRWASLSDEDKKIFGEVMQEAAERTSKTIAGKENGLIATFKEKGLNVAEVDKADFEKTVMEKVNFEDFGYEKADWEAIRAIQ
- a CDS encoding FadR/GntR family transcriptional regulator, which encodes MFSPVESRRLYRQVADQIRFMIASGELAVGQRLPAERDLAEQLSVSRPTVREALIVLEVEGLVNIRMGSGIYVVRQHAATVTGAEREPVEGPFELLQARTLIECAIAEEAAGRAKPDDIALLDEALTRMGGVVNDAIAVLDADRAFHTGIAAIVGNATLIRVTGEMFDMRMTPYFARLASHFEGPTTWRSALDEHRAIRDAIAAGDAAGAKAAMRAHLTMSQKRFSESFGEEFSGEEERGRNERPSKRTTKT
- a CDS encoding TRAP transporter small permease, translated to MSQEIHTQITAEEIGHEFEGHAPTANVSDYAIEDWITLIVFWLMAGCVFLQFFTRYVLNDSYAWTEEIAINCLIGVVFLGSVMCVRTSRHIQVDVFYHYMPAGLARVLATFVDVVRIGFFAYGCHLMWRYVDIVADEQMVTIDLPRNIVFYTVLVAFVLMLIRAVIVFIANMRRGYSVLERPEEFQTIEG
- a CDS encoding L-idonate 5-dehydrogenase, giving the protein MRTRVARLYQKGDLRIETAAVAAPGPGEVLLKMAAAGICGSDLHYYQDGGFGPVRVREPIIPGHEASGTVSQAGEGVDLKAGTLVAVNPSQPCGHCEYCQKNMPIHCLEMRFMGSAMRLPHEQGMFREWLVVPAKQCFAVGVATTAAEAACSEPLSVCLHAASRAGDITGKRVLVTGAGPIGALMVAVASYHGASEIVVTDLADAALDRAKAMGASRTINVSKNAQALAEYEAGKGYFDLVFECSAAAPAIRGAIAAIRPRGTIVQVGVTGDVPIPLNAIVGKELQLHGTQRFHEEFGTAVELISSHKIDVRPIISHSLPLEEATSAFTLAGDRATACKVQLTF